In the genome of Massilia sp. PAMC28688, one region contains:
- a CDS encoding Gfo/Idh/MocA family protein: protein MRHFSPPVTDRKIRFALVGCGRIAANHFNAIATHESRCELVGVCDVDPDALASAALRTGARPYRTLSEMLARCNADAFILATPSGLHPEQAIQIAAAGRHVITEKPMATRWEDGKRMVSACDAAGVRMFVVKQNRRNATLQLLKSAVEKKRFGRIYMVNMNVFWTRPPEYYHSAKWRGTWEFDGGAFMNQASHYVDLLDWIIGPVESLQAYTATLARDIEVEDTGVISLRWRNGALGSMNVTMLTYPRNMEGSITILGETGTVRIGGVAVNEVQQWEFATPHEDDRLVGDASYQTTSVYGFGHPLYYDNVIKVLRGEAEPETDGREGLKSLEVLVAAYKSARDGKRVALPLEY, encoded by the coding sequence ATGCGCCATTTTTCGCCGCCTGTCACCGACCGCAAGATCCGTTTCGCCCTGGTAGGCTGCGGCCGCATCGCCGCCAACCACTTCAACGCCATCGCCACCCATGAAAGCCGCTGTGAACTGGTCGGCGTGTGCGACGTCGATCCCGATGCCCTCGCCTCGGCAGCGCTGCGCACCGGCGCCCGTCCCTATCGCACCCTGTCAGAGATGCTCGCGCGCTGCAATGCCGACGCATTTATCCTGGCCACGCCGTCCGGGCTGCACCCGGAGCAGGCCATCCAGATCGCCGCCGCCGGACGCCACGTGATCACGGAAAAGCCCATGGCCACGCGCTGGGAAGACGGCAAGCGCATGGTCAGCGCCTGCGATGCGGCCGGCGTGCGCATGTTCGTGGTAAAGCAGAATCGTCGCAACGCCACCTTGCAGCTGCTGAAAAGCGCGGTCGAAAAAAAGCGCTTCGGCCGCATCTACATGGTCAACATGAATGTGTTCTGGACCCGCCCGCCGGAGTACTACCACAGCGCCAAATGGCGCGGCACCTGGGAGTTTGACGGCGGCGCCTTCATGAACCAGGCCAGCCACTATGTCGACCTGCTGGACTGGATCATCGGGCCGGTGGAAAGCCTGCAGGCCTACACCGCCACGCTGGCGCGCGACATCGAGGTCGAAGACACCGGGGTAATCAGCCTGCGATGGCGCAATGGCGCGCTGGGGTCCATGAACGTGACCATGCTGACCTACCCGCGCAACATGGAGGGCAGCATCACCATCCTCGGCGAAACCGGGACCGTGCGCATTGGCGGCGTGGCCGTGAACGAGGTCCAGCAATGGGAATTCGCCACGCCGCACGAGGACGACCGGCTGGTGGGCGACGCCAGCTACCAGACGACCTCGGTGTACGGTTTCGGCCATCCACTCTATTACGACAATGTGATCAAGGTCCTGCGCGGCGAGGCCGAGCCGGAAACCGACGGGCGCGAAGGCCTCAAGTCGCTCGAAGTGCTGGTGGCGGCCTACAAGTCAGCGCGCGATGGCAAGCGCGTGGCGCTGCCGCTGGAGTACTGA
- a CDS encoding acyltransferase — protein sequence MERPCDLIHASAIVDDGAVLGDGTRVWHFSHVCGGARIGAACSLGQNVFIGNDVRVGDRVKIQNNVSVYDAVTIEDDVFCGPSMVFTNVYNPRSAVVRKDQYRRTHVGRGATIGANATIVCGVTIGKYAFIAAGAVVNRDVPDFALMAGVPARQIGWMSRHGERLPLSVDATGRASCPHTGDTYTIRNGVCRIAPT from the coding sequence ATGGAGCGGCCATGCGACCTGATACACGCCAGCGCCATTGTCGATGACGGCGCCGTGCTCGGCGACGGCACCCGCGTGTGGCACTTTTCCCATGTCTGCGGCGGCGCGCGCATCGGCGCCGCCTGCTCGCTGGGCCAGAACGTCTTCATCGGCAACGATGTCCGGGTCGGCGACCGCGTCAAGATCCAGAATAACGTCTCGGTGTATGACGCCGTCACCATCGAAGACGATGTGTTCTGCGGTCCCAGCATGGTATTTACCAACGTGTACAACCCCCGCTCGGCCGTGGTGCGCAAGGACCAGTACCGGCGCACCCACGTCGGGCGCGGCGCGACCATCGGCGCCAACGCCACCATCGTGTGCGGCGTGACGATCGGGAAGTACGCCTTCATTGCCGCCGGTGCCGTCGTCAACCGCGACGTTCCCGACTTTGCGCTCATGGCCGGCGTGCCGGCGCGCCAGATCGGCTGGATGAGCCGCCATGGCGAGCGGCTGCCGCTGTCGGTTGACGCCACCGGCCGCGCCTCCTGTCCGCATACCGGCGACACCTACACCATCCGCAACGGCGTTTGCAGGATCGCCCCTACCTGA
- a CDS encoding DegT/DnrJ/EryC1/StrS aminotransferase family protein: protein MDFIDLKSQYQALRADINSRIQTVLDHGQYIMGPEVAQLEQTLATFTGARHCITVSSGTEALVISLMALGIGRGDEVITTPFSFIATAEAIVLLGATPVFADIDPATCNLDPARLEEKITERTRAIMPVSLYGQCADMDAINAVAYRHGLTVIEDAAQSFGATYQGRKSCNLSRIGCTSFFPSKPLGCYGDGGAIFTSDDELAGAMREIRVHGQSRRYVHTRIGVGGRMDTLQCAIVLAKLERFEWELEQRAAIGAAYDALLSGKVGLVARARDRTSVFAQYTVVLEERERVQAVLHQAGIPTAVHYPVPMHMQPAYQQWCTPEDAPVALKMAGQVLSLPMGPYMALESVQTVAATLLRAVGATVPGTRSFQALA, encoded by the coding sequence ATGGACTTCATCGATCTCAAATCGCAATACCAGGCACTGCGCGCCGACATCAACAGCCGCATCCAGACCGTGCTCGATCACGGGCAATACATCATGGGGCCGGAAGTGGCGCAGCTGGAACAGACACTGGCCACCTTCACCGGCGCGCGCCATTGCATCACCGTGTCATCCGGGACCGAAGCGCTGGTGATCTCGCTCATGGCCCTTGGCATCGGGCGTGGCGACGAAGTCATTACCACCCCGTTTTCCTTTATCGCGACAGCCGAGGCCATTGTGCTGCTCGGCGCCACTCCCGTATTTGCGGATATCGACCCGGCCACCTGCAACCTCGACCCGGCGCGCCTGGAAGAAAAGATCACCGAACGCACGCGCGCCATCATGCCGGTATCGCTGTACGGCCAGTGCGCCGACATGGATGCCATCAATGCCGTCGCCTACCGCCATGGCCTGACCGTGATCGAAGATGCGGCGCAGAGCTTCGGCGCAACCTACCAGGGCAGGAAAAGCTGCAACCTGTCGCGCATCGGCTGCACCAGTTTTTTCCCGAGCAAGCCGCTCGGCTGCTACGGCGACGGCGGCGCCATCTTTACCAGCGACGACGAACTGGCCGGCGCCATGCGCGAAATCCGCGTGCACGGCCAGTCGCGCCGCTACGTCCACACCCGCATTGGCGTGGGCGGGCGCATGGATACCCTGCAGTGCGCGATCGTGCTGGCCAAGCTGGAACGCTTCGAGTGGGAGCTCGAACAGCGCGCGGCCATCGGCGCTGCCTACGATGCCCTGCTGTCCGGAAAAGTGGGACTGGTGGCGCGCGCCCGGGACCGCACCAGCGTGTTTGCCCAGTACACGGTGGTGCTGGAAGAGCGCGAGCGGGTGCAGGCGGTCCTGCACCAGGCAGGCATCCCCACCGCCGTCCACTATCCGGTGCCCATGCACATGCAGCCGGCCTACCAGCAATGGTGCACGCCCGAAGACGCGCCGGTGGCGCTGAAAATGGCGGGCCAGGTCCTGAGCCTGCCCATGGGTCCCTACATGGCGCTGGAAAGCGTGCAGACGGTGGCTGCAACGCTGCTGCGCGCCGTGGGCGCGACGGTCCCG